A part of Acropora palmata chromosome 8, jaAcrPala1.3, whole genome shotgun sequence genomic DNA contains:
- the LOC141889372 gene encoding cholesterol 24-hydroxylase-like — protein sequence MATMTIALSVIAVSIASLVGFFFAVFSSYLVYVHWKYSHVPGPKRDNFFSGNVPLMRRYREKGKFIHELVEELRGTYGPVIRLWFYHVAIIFVSDPEVTRKCLVTLNLPKNPRAYRNFAFPYGQRFVGNGLVTELDHEVWQKHRSLLNPAFHRRYLMNLMSAFNSSCDLFLNKLDEMADGKTVVDLAEEFARVTLDVIGKVAFNVDFEVIRDANSPFPVALSESLKGVQESFYRPVWLRNRIMSLFQGIRFAKHGNFLRDYGKKVIQERQDAIALGEDTPSDILDHILRVAQADPTLTLEYLIDEFVTFFLAGQETTSNQLSFTLHEILRHPDVEDRIVQEIGNVLGARQFVEYNDLGNLQYLGQTLKEGMRLHPPVTGTSRVTTKLEELGGYQIPSGTPVGVSWFTLHRIPEIWHEPHNFDPDRFSPDAKSSSNGVRSAYFPFSVGPRTCIGQTFAQFEARVLMARLLQEFELTLLPGQNEIQHEARLTLRPKGGVLCTLKRRGENHFSK from the exons ATGGCGACTATGACGATTGCACTTTCTGTGATCGCCGTTTCAATTGCATCTTTGGTGGGTTTTTTCTTCGCGGTATTTTCGAGTTACCTAGTATACGTTCATTGGAAGTACAGTCATGTTCCAGGACCGAAGAGGGACAACTTTTTCAGCGGTAACGTGCCCCTGATGCGACGATACCgtgaaaaaggcaaattcaTTCACGAATTGGTGGAAGAGCTACGAGGTACTTATGGTCCTGTAATTAGACTGTGGTTTTATCATGTTGCGATTATTTTTGTATCGGACCCAGAAGTTACAAGAAAATGTTTGGTTACTCTGAATCTACCAAAGAATCCGCGTGCTTACAGAAATTTCGCTTTTCCTTATGGTCAAAGATTTGTCGGGAATGGATTGGTGACCGAATTGGACCACGAAGTTTGGCAGAAACATAGATCTCTCCTTAACCCAGCATTTCACCGGCGCTATTTGATGAACTTGATGAGTGCATTTAACAGCAGCTGTGACCTGTTCCTGAACAAACTGGATGAAATGGCTGATGGCAAAACTGTTGTGGACTTGGCGGAGGAGTTCGCGAGAGTAACTTTGGATGTCATTGGAAAG GTTGCTTTCAATGTTGATTTTGAAGTTATAAGAGATGCAAACAGCCCATTTCCTGTGGCACTTTCTGAAAGTCTCAAGGGAGTCCAGGAGAGTTTCTACAGACCAGTTTGGCTGAGGAATAGGATAATGTCACTTTTCCAAGGCATTAGATTTGCAAAGCATGGCAATTTCCTGCGTGATTATGGAAAGAAAGTGATTCAAGAGCGACAAGACGCTATTGCACTTGGAGAGGATACTCCTTCAGATATTCTTGATCATATCTTGCGTGTGGCACAAGCAGATCCCACTTTGACTTTAGAGTACCTCATTGATGAGTTTGTCACCTTTTTTCTAGCAG GCCAAGAGACCACCTCAAATCAGCTCTCTTTTACCCTTCATGAAATACTCAGACACCCTGATGTTGAAGACAG AATTGTTCAAGAAATTGGAAATGTTCTTGGTGCCCGTCAGTTTGTAGAATACAATGACCTTGGCAATCTTCAGTACCTGGGGCAGACTCTGAAAGAAGGAATGCGTCTACATCCACCAGTGACTGGAACATCTCGCGTCACCACTAAACTTGAAGAATTGGGTGGATACCAAATCCCCTCAGGAACACCAGTTGGGGTCAGCTGGTTTACATTACACCGAATTCCGGAGATATGGCATGAACCACACAATTTTGATCCAGATCGGTTTTCTCCAGATGCTAAGAGTTCAAGCAATGGTGTGCGATCTGCTTATTTCCCGTTTTCTGTTGGTCCACGTACCTGCATTGGACAAACATTTGCCCAGTTTGAGGCTCGAGTGTTAATGGCAAGATTGTTACAGGAGTTTGAGTTGACACTGTTGCCAGGGCAAAATGAGATTCAACATGAAGCCAGGCTGACCTTGAGGCCTAAAGGTGGAGTTCTGTGCACTTTGAAGAGAAGAGGTGAAAATCATTTCTCAAAATGA